A part of Gemmatimonas groenlandica genomic DNA contains:
- a CDS encoding tetratricopeptide repeat protein — translation MSRHFQALAGIGLALVGTLAVPSIASAQYNRVPDPNATRVLVAVFKAGEKGLGVQAADAVRSRMNSEFPFKQVYVLPKTDINATLEASGFPITESLEAHDQRALATLLRADEYVTGTVTKTATGVKVDANLVLARDNSLVQPIGSYDVKSVGDAAGAISKELKEARKQLDAEKKCINSARDQKYDAAIAAAKEGIVLYPRATLARICMANVMITQKAPAAEQLAIAKEIVAIDPKSRPGLAILASSYRALGQQDSAVVALTRLLSTDPKNPRLQKDVVEELASVANPRLAKPVIDTAVMLNPGDPDLLRLRWRILLATKDYKEAFTQGDELVKLDTSFADTAYFSLSAAAMAADSQFQKAAEMAAKGLAKFPGEPGLTFTQIVALQKAGQNQQALEALDKATAAKVAVENGAFLRLTLLKDLNRTEEVVPAARAVIAAGDTSTLVRQMLVQIGNDQFKKAQASKLPADFDAMISTLTFADSVSKGPVKAQAQFLLGAAGVVYGQLKLTAASEQKSCALAKEAKNLFVDAQINLPKGGTFAPDAMRQYMGFVMQLDPSADQMIKAFCK, via the coding sequence ATGTCACGGCATTTCCAGGCGCTCGCCGGAATCGGTCTCGCCCTCGTTGGTACCCTCGCGGTGCCGTCGATTGCGTCCGCTCAGTACAATCGCGTCCCCGACCCGAACGCCACGCGCGTTCTGGTGGCGGTGTTCAAGGCTGGTGAGAAGGGCTTGGGAGTGCAGGCCGCCGACGCGGTGCGCTCACGCATGAACAGCGAGTTCCCGTTCAAGCAGGTGTATGTCCTGCCTAAGACGGACATCAATGCCACGCTTGAAGCGTCGGGATTTCCGATAACCGAATCGCTCGAGGCGCACGATCAGCGTGCGCTCGCGACGCTGCTTCGTGCCGATGAGTACGTCACCGGCACGGTCACCAAGACGGCGACCGGCGTGAAGGTCGACGCCAATCTCGTGCTCGCCCGCGACAACTCGCTGGTACAGCCGATCGGGTCGTACGACGTGAAGTCGGTCGGTGATGCCGCCGGTGCGATCTCCAAGGAACTCAAGGAAGCGCGCAAGCAGCTCGACGCCGAAAAGAAGTGCATCAACTCGGCGCGCGATCAGAAGTATGACGCAGCGATCGCGGCGGCCAAGGAAGGCATCGTGCTGTACCCGCGCGCCACGCTCGCCCGCATCTGCATGGCGAATGTGATGATCACGCAGAAGGCGCCGGCCGCTGAGCAGCTCGCAATCGCCAAGGAAATCGTCGCGATCGATCCGAAGAGCCGCCCAGGCCTCGCGATTCTCGCCTCGTCGTATCGTGCGCTCGGTCAGCAGGACTCGGCCGTGGTGGCGCTCACGCGTCTGCTCTCGACCGACCCGAAGAACCCGCGCCTGCAGAAGGACGTCGTTGAAGAGCTCGCGAGTGTCGCTAATCCGCGCCTCGCCAAGCCGGTTATCGACACGGCCGTGATGCTGAACCCGGGCGACCCGGATCTGTTGCGTCTTCGCTGGCGCATCCTCCTGGCCACGAAGGACTACAAGGAAGCGTTTACCCAGGGTGACGAGCTGGTGAAGCTGGACACGTCGTTCGCCGACACCGCCTACTTCTCGCTTTCGGCTGCGGCCATGGCGGCCGACAGCCAGTTCCAGAAGGCGGCGGAGATGGCCGCCAAGGGTCTCGCCAAGTTCCCCGGCGAGCCGGGACTCACGTTCACGCAGATCGTGGCGCTCCAGAAGGCCGGCCAGAACCAGCAGGCGCTCGAAGCGTTGGACAAGGCCACGGCCGCCAAGGTCGCCGTGGAAAACGGGGCCTTCCTGCGCCTCACGCTGCTCAAGGATCTGAACCGTACGGAAGAAGTCGTGCCGGCGGCTCGCGCCGTGATCGCAGCCGGTGATACGAGCACGCTCGTTCGACAGATGCTCGTGCAGATCGGCAACGATCAGTTCAAGAAGGCGCAGGCTAGCAAGCTGCCGGCCGACTTCGACGCGATGATCTCGACGCTCACCTTCGCCGATTCCGTGTCCAAGGGACCGGTCAAGGCGCAGGCGCAGTTCCTGCTCGGTGCCGCCGGTGTCGTGTACGGTCAGCTCAAGCTGACGGCCGCCAGTGAGCAGAAGAGCTGCGCGCTGGCCAAGGAAGCGAAGAACCTGTTCGTTGATGCGCAGATCAATCTGCCAAAGGGTGGTACCTTTGCCCCCGACGCGATGCGCCAGTACATGGGCTTCGTCATGCAGCTCGATCCGTCAGCCGACCAGATGATCAAGGCATTTTGTAAGTAG